Proteins encoded in a region of the Coffea eugenioides isolate CCC68of chromosome 4, Ceug_1.0, whole genome shotgun sequence genome:
- the LOC113768733 gene encoding uncharacterized protein LOC113768733 — protein MFFLDCLISICSILRMEMPVIQVQKYRIWLLAKNILAPLPIGFAVFFVQLASIPVTGTGIDPARSLGVAIIFNRDLGWNDHVSKPIMIVSSCSQYLFIFLAK, from the exons ATGTTCTTCTTAGATTGTTTGATCTCAATTTGTAGCATCCTCAGGATGGAGATGCCTGTGATACAAGTACAGAAGTACAGGATATGGCTTCTAGCCAAGAAT ATTTTGGCTCCTCTTCCAATTGGATTTGCAGTTTTCTTTGTTCAATTGGCCAGCATCCCTGTTACGGGCACTGGCATCGACCCTGCAAGAAGTCTTGGTGTAGCCATCATCTTCAATAGAGACCTTGGATGGAATGATCATGTATCTAAGCCTATAATGATTGTGTCTTCATGTTCCCAGTATCTATTCATATTCTTAGCTAAATAA